In bacterium, one genomic interval encodes:
- the coaBC gene encoding bifunctional phosphopantothenoylcysteine decarboxylase/phosphopantothenate--cysteine ligase CoaBC codes for MKNNRRPEREPRAAGELSGRRILLGVTGGIAAYKAVELARLLMQSGAKVQVIMTAAATKFVVPLTFETVTGRSVFVEMFPDHGKESPWHTELSSWAELIVVAPATADHIGRIACGLGDDLLTTTLLAYERRRVICPSMNPRMWANPAVQENLNTLRRRGFRVINPEEGEMARPGEDPGLGRLAEPETIYAELRHLLSAPQDLRGVRVLVTAGRTEESWDPVRVLTNRASGRMGFALAEEARERGAEVSLVAGPTDVTPPTGVRLTRITTARQMAEAVKRDFHQCNILLMSAAVSDYTFENTAQNKIKKGDPDPEIHLVPTEDILRGISQNKGSRVIVGFALETENVLDNALRKLREKHLDIVVANNPLAKGSGFQVETNQVFIIHRSGNVQDLPLQSKREIAREILNAVMEIYRNPLPEPDVEPELDLDIEPELDDEIIEDTHGLVRFEGLDLEDAADERQKSQPKSGKGQGKQKPKEQHKQPKPQPKAQAKPQPPQQQKPQQPTKPQPQQQPKPQPRPQSKPEPVELKNGHTPPAPVVTPPQVQPATPPTAAQIAAGQAAKKKSRRGGRRERLRRERQAQRAANQSGMPFVNDAPVVTHAAPVEAVAKPQGAMAEQQPAKAAKKSRGRDKPKAEPKPVESVAAAPVVEKPEAPKKAAKKKAEKTPAEAKAAKPKAPKKAVKKSAKKPTETEPVA; via the coding sequence ATGAAGAATAATCGTCGCCCCGAGCGCGAACCGCGCGCGGCGGGCGAATTGAGTGGACGGCGCATTCTTCTCGGTGTTACGGGCGGTATCGCGGCTTACAAGGCCGTCGAGCTGGCCCGGCTGCTGATGCAGTCCGGCGCCAAGGTACAGGTGATTATGACGGCGGCGGCGACGAAGTTTGTCGTGCCGCTGACGTTTGAGACGGTGACGGGGCGCAGTGTGTTTGTGGAGATGTTTCCCGATCACGGGAAAGAATCGCCGTGGCATACTGAACTGTCGTCATGGGCCGAATTGATCGTCGTCGCGCCGGCGACCGCGGATCACATTGGCCGGATTGCCTGCGGCTTGGGAGATGATCTGTTGACTACGACGCTGCTGGCGTATGAACGCCGCCGCGTGATCTGCCCTTCGATGAACCCGCGCATGTGGGCCAATCCGGCGGTGCAGGAGAATCTCAATACGCTGCGTCGCCGCGGCTTTCGTGTGATTAATCCCGAAGAGGGCGAAATGGCGCGTCCGGGTGAAGACCCGGGTCTGGGCCGCCTGGCCGAACCGGAGACGATTTACGCCGAACTGCGTCATCTGCTCAGCGCGCCGCAGGATTTGCGCGGAGTGCGCGTGCTGGTGACGGCCGGTCGCACCGAAGAGAGTTGGGATCCCGTGCGCGTGCTGACCAATCGCGCCTCGGGCCGCATGGGTTTTGCCTTGGCCGAAGAAGCGCGCGAGCGCGGTGCTGAAGTGAGTCTTGTCGCCGGACCGACTGATGTCACGCCGCCGACCGGCGTGCGCTTGACTCGCATTACTACTGCGCGGCAGATGGCGGAAGCGGTCAAACGCGATTTTCACCAATGCAACATTTTGTTGATGTCCGCCGCGGTCAGCGACTACACCTTCGAGAACACCGCGCAGAATAAGATCAAGAAGGGCGACCCAGACCCCGAGATCCACTTGGTGCCGACGGAAGATATTTTGCGCGGCATCTCGCAGAACAAGGGCAGTCGCGTGATCGTCGGCTTCGCGCTCGAGACCGAGAACGTGTTGGACAACGCCTTGCGCAAGCTGCGCGAGAAGCATCTTGACATCGTCGTCGCCAACAATCCGCTCGCCAAGGGCAGCGGGTTCCAGGTTGAGACGAATCAGGTCTTCATCATCCACCGTTCCGGCAATGTGCAGGACCTGCCGTTGCAATCGAAGCGCGAAATCGCGCGCGAGATTCTCAACGCGGTCATGGAAATCTATCGCAATCCGCTGCCCGAACCGGATGTCGAGCCGGAACTCGATCTGGATATTGAGCCGGAACTGGATGATGAGATCATCGAAGACACGCACGGTCTCGTGCGCTTCGAAGGCTTGGATCTCGAAGACGCTGCGGACGAACGACAGAAGTCGCAGCCGAAATCCGGCAAGGGTCAGGGCAAGCAGAAGCCGAAAGAGCAGCACAAGCAGCCAAAGCCACAGCCCAAAGCTCAGGCCAAGCCGCAGCCGCCGCAACAGCAGAAGCCCCAGCAGCCTACCAAGCCGCAACCGCAGCAGCAACCGAAACCGCAGCCCAGGCCTCAATCGAAACCTGAGCCGGTCGAACTGAAGAACGGGCATACGCCGCCCGCGCCCGTCGTAACACCGCCGCAGGTTCAACCTGCGACGCCACCGACCGCCGCGCAAATTGCCGCCGGTCAGGCCGCGAAGAAGAAATCGCGTCGTGGTGGTCGTCGTGAACGCCTGCGTCGTGAACGTCAAGCTCAGCGAGCGGCCAATCAGTCGGGCATGCCGTTCGTCAACGACGCGCCCGTTGTGACACACGCCGCTCCCGTCGAGGCCGTGGCCAAGCCGCAGGGTGCGATGGCCGAGCAGCAGCCCGCTAAGGCCGCCAAGAAATCGCGCGGTCGGGACAAACCTAAGGCCGAGCCGAAGCCCGTAGAATCCGTTGCCGCCGCTCCGGTTGTCGAGAAGCCCGAAGCGCCGAAAAAGGCCGCCAAGAAAAAAGCTGAAAAGACTCCGGCGGAAGCCAAGGCCGCGAAGCCGAAAGCTCCCAAGAAAGCCGTGAAGAAGTCGGCGAAGAAACCCACCGAAACCGAACCGGTGGCATGA
- the dnaB gene encoding replicative DNA helicase — translation MAQPAYSERSQQPDMAGVRVPPQSPEMERALLGALLSDGGAFVRIAHLLEPASFYKPNNRTLFQAMADLDLRREPIDLITITDELRRVGKLEEVGGVPFLSEMAAEVPTSANIEHYAAVVHEKALLRNIISMSAKSVSSASDPSARADAVFEQVQRELVDLIGRRRGGNILTSLEAVKTTFEHIEHMKSREGHVHGITSGFDRLDDYTTGFNPGELIIVAARPSMGKTALAMNIATGAAQHGGASVAIFSLEMDVRQLVLRMLAGEAHIGLQRVRTGRMTKDEYARLSNAAGRLADMNLFFDDQPGLEIGELRARARQLYIEHKINLIVIDYLQLITPPKMVDNQQQWIAYVSASLKNLAKELKIPIIVLSQLSRATESRGGERKPLLSDLRDSGAIEQDADVVMFVYRPEYYKDLWKGKKDPQYEIGSQSYPIEGLAEIIVAKNRNGPTGSLALTFIKEYTMFAPLEGHARSLPPAGGEEHTDYGDNTLSPVDDSPF, via the coding sequence TTGGCTCAACCCGCCTACTCAGAGCGCTCGCAACAGCCGGATATGGCCGGTGTGCGGGTACCGCCGCAGTCGCCCGAGATGGAGCGGGCGTTGTTAGGCGCGCTGCTGTCGGATGGCGGGGCGTTCGTGCGGATTGCGCACCTGCTCGAACCGGCGTCGTTCTATAAGCCGAACAACCGCACGCTGTTTCAGGCGATGGCGGATCTTGATCTGCGGCGCGAGCCGATTGATCTGATCACGATCACCGATGAACTGCGGCGCGTTGGCAAGCTCGAAGAGGTCGGCGGCGTACCATTCTTGAGTGAGATGGCCGCCGAAGTACCGACGTCGGCCAATATTGAGCACTATGCGGCCGTCGTGCATGAGAAGGCGCTTCTGCGCAACATCATCTCGATGAGCGCCAAGTCAGTCAGTTCGGCCAGCGACCCCTCGGCGCGTGCCGACGCGGTCTTTGAACAGGTGCAGCGCGAGCTTGTGGATCTTATCGGCAGACGGCGCGGCGGGAATATCCTGACCTCGCTTGAAGCCGTCAAGACGACCTTCGAGCATATCGAGCACATGAAGTCGCGCGAAGGTCATGTCCACGGCATCACCTCGGGGTTTGATCGCCTCGACGACTACACCACAGGCTTTAATCCGGGCGAGTTGATCATCGTGGCGGCGCGGCCCTCGATGGGCAAGACGGCCTTGGCGATGAACATTGCTACCGGTGCCGCTCAGCACGGCGGCGCCTCGGTTGCGATCTTCTCGCTTGAAATGGACGTCCGGCAGTTAGTGCTGCGTATGCTTGCGGGCGAAGCGCACATCGGCTTGCAGCGGGTTCGCACGGGCCGCATGACCAAAGACGAATACGCCCGGCTCTCGAATGCGGCGGGACGGCTCGCCGACATGAATTTGTTCTTTGACGATCAGCCCGGCTTGGAAATCGGCGAATTGCGCGCGCGGGCACGGCAGCTCTATATCGAACACAAGATCAATCTAATCGTGATTGACTACTTGCAGCTCATTACGCCGCCTAAAATGGTGGACAATCAGCAGCAGTGGATCGCCTATGTGTCGGCGTCGCTCAAGAACCTGGCCAAGGAACTGAAGATTCCAATCATTGTGCTCTCGCAGTTGTCTCGCGCGACCGAGTCTCGCGGCGGCGAGCGCAAACCGCTGCTGTCCGACTTGCGCGATTCCGGAGCGATTGAGCAGGATGCGGACGTCGTGATGTTTGTCTATCGTCCCGAGTATTACAAGGATTTGTGGAAAGGGAAGAAGGACCCGCAGTACGAGATCGGTAGCCAATCCTATCCGATTGAAGGTCTGGCGGAGATCATCGTAGCCAAGAATCGTAACGGCCCGACCGGTTCACTCGCGTTGACGTTTATCAAGGAATATACGATGTTCGCCCCGCTTGAAGGCCACGCGCGAAGTCTGCCGCCGGCCGGTGGCGAAGAACATACTGATTATGGCGACAATACTCTGTCGCCCGTGGATGATTCTCCGTTTTAG
- a CDS encoding SPOR domain-containing protein, with protein MFKWALLLLCLLAVASAQTVRKSPVDLLKEGRLLEAQRILEQSDAPERYYLLMDALREPNAIEACFLYREISARFPGTDCDEFAQERLLQAAQMGIDISALVVEATPESKPGEWPAESRYEVERPYTPPTDTQRVTSSPELSSTTLDYGTAAPVAPDSGVVAASFTPDKPLTESDAEPRPKVVPLDDPRRPHDVVGGQPEGWYIQVGAFSNHANADKIAARLRSDGFSVFFKPKDHLMQVRVGAYPTKEEARAIGDKIHDKYRVPAVLVTVP; from the coding sequence ATGTTTAAGTGGGCGCTGCTGCTCTTGTGTTTGTTGGCGGTGGCGTCAGCGCAGACCGTACGCAAATCTCCTGTGGACTTGCTCAAAGAGGGCCGACTGCTCGAAGCCCAGCGCATCCTCGAACAGAGCGACGCGCCGGAACGCTATTATCTGCTTATGGACGCTCTGCGCGAACCCAACGCGATTGAAGCGTGTTTCCTGTATCGGGAGATTTCAGCGCGATTCCCGGGCACGGACTGCGATGAGTTCGCTCAGGAGCGGCTCCTGCAAGCCGCGCAAATGGGAATTGACATCAGTGCGCTTGTTGTCGAGGCCACGCCCGAGTCCAAGCCTGGCGAGTGGCCGGCCGAGTCGCGCTACGAAGTTGAACGTCCTTACACTCCTCCGACTGATACGCAACGCGTCACGTCGTCGCCCGAGTTAAGCAGCACGACGCTGGACTATGGCACGGCTGCGCCGGTTGCGCCGGACAGCGGCGTTGTCGCGGCCTCGTTTACGCCGGATAAGCCGTTGACAGAATCAGACGCGGAGCCTCGACCGAAAGTTGTACCGCTCGACGACCCGCGCCGCCCACACGATGTGGTCGGTGGTCAGCCCGAGGGTTGGTACATACAGGTTGGCGCATTTAGCAATCATGCCAACGCGGACAAGATCGCCGCGCGCCTGCGCAGCGACGGTTTCAGCGTGTTTTTCAAACCCAAGGATCACCTGATGCAGGTGCGCGTCGGCGCCTATCCGACCAAAGAAGAGGCGCGCGCGATCGGCGATAAGATTCACGACAAGTACAGAGTGCCGGCTGTTTTGGTGACGGTGCCCTAA
- the gmk gene encoding guanylate kinase, with protein MSDRGRLIVFAAPAGGGKTTVIKAVRALHPEWSFSCSATTREPRPGEVDGLDYYFLSREEFLRRVAAGEFIEHEVVHGNLYGTLRSYIERALVHKQTMVLDLDVKGAANIKRYYPEALTIFIKPPSLSVLHERLTRRGTESTEVIARRLARAEMEMAQADSFDCVVINQEIEQAVADTLRCIEHGRPLTA; from the coding sequence TTGAGTGATCGCGGCCGGTTGATCGTTTTTGCGGCTCCGGCTGGTGGCGGGAAGACGACGGTCATCAAGGCCGTGCGGGCGCTTCATCCCGAATGGAGTTTTTCGTGCAGCGCGACGACGCGTGAACCGCGTCCCGGCGAAGTGGACGGACTGGATTACTATTTTTTGTCTCGAGAGGAATTTCTTCGCCGGGTGGCGGCGGGTGAATTCATCGAACACGAAGTTGTGCACGGGAATCTGTACGGCACATTGCGCTCGTATATAGAACGGGCCCTGGTTCACAAACAGACGATGGTTCTCGATCTGGATGTGAAAGGCGCGGCCAATATTAAGCGCTACTATCCCGAAGCACTGACGATTTTTATCAAGCCGCCGTCGCTCTCCGTTCTGCATGAACGGCTGACACGGCGCGGCACGGAGAGCACGGAAGTTATCGCGCGTCGGCTGGCGCGCGCCGAAATGGAAATGGCGCAGGCGGATTCATTCGACTGTGTCGTGATCAACCAAGAGATTGAACAGGCTGTTGCGGACACGCTGCGCTGTATTGAGCACGGCCGTCCACTGACAGCATAA
- a CDS encoding uracil-DNA glycosylase, with amino-acid sequence MSKARAVKNYLDTLALFEDELYLPTVAAPAAAPSVAATSRSLRVLTGAVQPLPASLAEFETQICDCTKCALGHSRTKFVYGDGDPQARIVFVGEAPGHDEDMSGIPFIGRAGQLLNEMLAAVGLDRKQVYICNTLKCRPPNNRDPLPEEKAECRPYLRTQLSLISPEIIVCLGKHAANELLGSDDAMKNLRGRVIPWEGMRLLVTYHPAYYLRNMSQKVYGDEDFKLLRKLYDELN; translated from the coding sequence ATGAGTAAGGCGCGCGCCGTCAAGAATTATCTCGACACGCTCGCGCTATTCGAAGATGAACTCTATCTACCGACCGTAGCCGCGCCGGCAGCCGCGCCATCGGTCGCAGCGACTTCCCGATCACTACGTGTATTGACCGGCGCCGTGCAACCGCTGCCCGCAAGTCTGGCCGAGTTCGAAACGCAGATCTGTGATTGCACGAAATGCGCGCTGGGGCATTCCCGCACGAAATTTGTCTACGGCGACGGCGATCCGCAGGCCCGTATCGTGTTTGTTGGCGAAGCCCCCGGCCACGATGAAGACATGTCCGGTATTCCGTTCATCGGTCGCGCGGGTCAACTGCTCAATGAAATGCTGGCCGCTGTCGGACTTGACCGTAAACAGGTTTACATCTGCAACACGCTCAAATGCCGTCCGCCGAACAATCGCGATCCGCTGCCCGAAGAAAAGGCCGAATGCCGTCCCTATCTGCGTACGCAGCTATCGCTCATCAGTCCCGAGATCATCGTCTGTTTGGGAAAGCACGCCGCTAACGAATTACTCGGCAGCGACGATGCGATGAAGAACCTGCGGGGCCGCGTCATTCCGTGGGAAGGGATGCGGCTGTTGGTCACCTATCATCCGGCGTATTACCTGCGCAACATGAGTCAGAAAGTGTACGGCGACGAGGACTTTAAGCTGCTGCGCAAGCTGTACGACGAATTGAATTGA
- the mutS gene encoding DNA mismatch repair protein MutS, with translation MSTPLLKQYTEIKSQYPDVILFYRMGDFYELFYEDAKVAADVLGITLTKRNSGKEGDVPLAGFPHHQLETYLSRMTRAGYRVAVCDQLEDPKLAKGIVKRGVTEVVSAGTTFSTSQLDDQRNNYLAAVCFDDEHCGLAYADVTAQEFFTGVLPKSELSARLIALEPAEVIVAAEDEAILRELLIALPGCAVSPVARWQFAADGADRALRTHLNVANLKGYGLGDMQAAVQAAGALLHYLRSQQKDAQALLPDLRVFTAGRELVLDPSTRRNLELVDSPSGRREATLLHAIDRTRTAAGGRLLRRWLLAPLTDIAEIERRLDCVEALAADANSALTLSEKLRETSDLQRLLSRLTTRRASPRDAVAIRQTLVQLPILQRTLARHEQSPLARITAELTEPVAVSGLIATILVDDPPVTLGDGSAIRAGFSAELDDLRTIGTRARTWMQEHQAQERNRTGIPSLKIGYNRVFGYYIEITNAHKERIPADYIRKQTLTGAERYVTPDLKVWEERILHADEKAARLEEEIWESLRTELLSHGPDLTRIARALAELDVYVALALLAREQRYVRPIINDSTRLLIEQGRHPVVERLVSQGTGFIANDLELDTQARQIMILTGPNMSGKSTYLRQAALIVLLAQMGSFVPAARAEVGIVDRVFTRIGAGDNLAGGESTFLVEMGEVANILRHASPRSLLILDEVGRGTSTYDGLSLAWAITEHLHESPPVAAKTLFATHYHELNRMAAQYPRIFNARVDVEEWGDRVVFLHRISSGETDRSYGIEVARLAGLPQAVVQRARELLPSWEDTPKSLPDPPPSDPPRIQLTLFESDTQRVADALQDLNLDDLSPREALAKLYEIKTLALGDRSAKLFQKP, from the coding sequence ATGTCCACACCTTTGCTCAAACAGTACACTGAAATCAAGTCCCAATACCCGGACGTGATTCTGTTTTACCGGATGGGCGATTTCTACGAGCTGTTTTACGAAGATGCAAAGGTCGCGGCGGACGTGCTTGGCATCACGCTGACCAAACGCAACAGCGGCAAAGAGGGCGACGTTCCGTTGGCGGGCTTTCCGCATCATCAGTTGGAGACCTACTTGAGTCGTATGACGCGCGCGGGTTATCGCGTGGCCGTCTGCGACCAGTTGGAGGATCCAAAACTTGCAAAGGGGATTGTCAAACGGGGCGTGACGGAAGTCGTCAGCGCGGGCACGACATTCTCGACTTCACAGCTTGACGATCAGCGCAACAACTATTTGGCGGCGGTCTGTTTCGACGACGAGCATTGCGGACTGGCCTACGCCGATGTGACGGCGCAGGAATTTTTCACGGGTGTGCTGCCGAAGTCGGAACTGAGCGCGAGGCTGATCGCGCTCGAACCCGCCGAAGTAATTGTTGCTGCAGAAGACGAGGCGATCTTGCGGGAGCTGCTCATTGCCCTGCCGGGCTGCGCGGTATCGCCCGTGGCCCGCTGGCAATTTGCCGCCGATGGAGCGGACCGCGCGCTGCGTACGCATCTGAACGTCGCCAATCTCAAGGGATATGGTCTGGGCGACATGCAGGCCGCGGTGCAGGCCGCCGGTGCGTTGCTGCATTACCTGCGCTCGCAACAGAAGGATGCACAGGCCCTGCTGCCTGACCTGCGCGTCTTCACTGCCGGCCGTGAATTGGTGCTCGATCCTTCGACGCGCCGCAATCTCGAGCTAGTGGATTCGCCAAGCGGCCGCCGCGAAGCGACTCTGCTGCATGCGATTGACCGCACGCGAACCGCCGCCGGTGGGCGCTTGTTGCGCCGTTGGCTCCTTGCTCCGCTCACCGACATTGCCGAGATCGAACGCCGCCTGGATTGCGTTGAGGCGCTCGCGGCCGATGCCAACTCTGCGCTTACGTTGTCGGAGAAATTGCGCGAAACTTCCGATCTGCAGCGGCTGCTATCGCGCTTGACGACGCGCCGCGCCTCGCCGCGTGACGCGGTGGCTATCCGCCAAACTCTTGTGCAATTGCCGATTTTGCAGCGCACGCTGGCCCGGCATGAACAGAGTCCGCTCGCGCGCATCACCGCCGAACTCACGGAGCCTGTCGCGGTAAGCGGTTTGATTGCTACGATACTGGTAGATGATCCCCCTGTCACGTTGGGCGACGGTTCGGCGATTCGCGCAGGATTCTCGGCTGAACTCGACGACCTGCGTACAATCGGCACGCGCGCCCGCACTTGGATGCAGGAGCATCAGGCGCAGGAGCGCAATCGCACCGGCATTCCGTCGCTCAAGATCGGCTACAATCGCGTGTTTGGCTACTATATCGAGATTACCAACGCGCACAAAGAACGCATTCCGGCCGACTACATTCGCAAGCAGACGCTGACAGGAGCGGAGCGTTATGTAACGCCCGATCTGAAGGTGTGGGAAGAGCGTATCCTGCATGCTGACGAAAAGGCGGCGCGGCTCGAAGAAGAAATCTGGGAATCGCTGCGCACCGAGCTGTTGAGTCATGGCCCCGATTTGACGCGCATCGCACGGGCCCTCGCCGAGTTGGATGTGTATGTCGCGTTGGCATTGTTGGCGCGCGAGCAGCGCTACGTGCGGCCCATCATCAACGATAGCACGCGGCTCCTGATCGAACAAGGGCGGCATCCCGTGGTCGAGCGCCTCGTTTCGCAGGGGACGGGATTCATCGCGAACGATCTCGAGCTTGACACGCAGGCACGCCAGATCATGATCCTGACGGGTCCGAACATGTCGGGCAAGTCCACCTATCTGCGCCAGGCCGCGCTGATCGTGCTGCTCGCGCAAATGGGTTCATTCGTTCCGGCGGCGCGCGCCGAGGTCGGCATCGTGGATCGCGTCTTCACGCGGATTGGTGCCGGCGATAACCTTGCCGGTGGCGAGTCCACGTTTCTCGTTGAAATGGGCGAGGTGGCGAATATCCTGCGCCACGCCTCGCCGCGCTCGTTGCTCATTCTCGATGAAGTGGGTCGTGGTACCTCGACCTACGACGGTCTGTCCCTCGCTTGGGCCATCACGGAACATCTTCACGAGTCACCGCCTGTTGCGGCCAAGACGCTGTTTGCCACGCATTATCACGAACTCAATCGAATGGCGGCACAGTACCCGCGCATCTTTAACGCCCGCGTTGACGTTGAAGAGTGGGGCGACCGCGTTGTTTTTCTGCATCGGATTTCCTCTGGTGAAACTGACCGATCGTATGGAATTGAAGTCGCACGCTTGGCGGGACTACCTCAGGCGGTTGTCCAGCGTGCGCGAGAACTGCTTCCCAGTTGGGAAGATACCCCGAAATCCCTGCCCGATCCCCCCCCTTCCGACCCCCCTCGAATCCAGCTAACTCTTTTTGAATCCGATACTCAGCGTGTGGCAGATGCCCTCCAAGACCTCAATTTGGATGACTTAAGCCCTCGGGAAGCACTTGCTAAATTGTACGAAATCAAGACATTGGCCCTTGGCGACCGGAGTGCGAAGTTATTCCAAAAGCCTTGA
- a CDS encoding DNA-directed RNA polymerase subunit omega encodes MPYTPEFHPESFVGKAENVYEAVLVIARRARQVGELQKRRIDRHLGQTEVLEQAAARARAESGDDSVEIEEIEREKLHFTKPVVISLQEMVDGKIEKKYEE; translated from the coding sequence ATGCCTTATACCCCAGAATTCCATCCCGAGTCGTTTGTCGGCAAGGCCGAGAATGTGTACGAAGCCGTCCTGGTGATCGCGCGCCGCGCTCGTCAGGTTGGCGAATTGCAGAAGCGCCGGATTGATCGGCACCTCGGTCAGACCGAAGTGCTCGAGCAGGCGGCGGCTCGCGCTCGCGCCGAAAGCGGCGACGACTCGGTGGAGATTGAAGAGATTGAGCGCGAGAAATTGCACTTCACGAAACCTGTGGTGATTTCGTTGCAGGAAATGGTGGACGGCAAGATCGAGAAAAAGTATGAAGAATAA
- a CDS encoding YicC family protein, translating to MIYSMTGFGRGEATEEGTSVSAELRTLNNRYFDFSLRAPRSLVNFESELREACRKGVERGKITLSLTESRAGSTAAARIDFEAARRVAVQLQDLCTELRITESVHLDHLLHFPEVVTPIDPPEISERLLRLALAATQGAIDNLRQMRLEEGQMLTRDMHARLDLIATATEEVKRAQEGLPTRALEKLKDRIQRLVPTESYDQSRLEMELALLADRLDITEECVRLNGHIAAFRKSLNQPDGPVGKKLGFLLQEMNREANTIASKTSSLEISHLTVSIREEIERLREQVQNLE from the coding sequence ATGATCTATTCGATGACCGGCTTCGGGCGGGGTGAAGCGACGGAAGAGGGGACCTCTGTTTCGGCGGAACTGCGGACGCTGAACAATCGCTACTTTGACTTCAGTTTGCGCGCGCCCAGATCACTGGTGAACTTCGAATCCGAGTTGCGGGAGGCCTGCCGCAAGGGTGTTGAGCGCGGGAAGATCACGTTGTCGTTGACCGAAAGCCGCGCCGGTTCGACGGCGGCGGCGCGGATTGACTTTGAGGCAGCCCGCCGAGTCGCCGTTCAGTTACAGGACCTTTGCACGGAATTGCGCATCACTGAGTCGGTGCATCTCGATCACCTGCTGCATTTCCCCGAAGTTGTGACGCCGATTGATCCGCCGGAAATTTCCGAACGCCTCTTGCGGTTGGCGCTAGCGGCAACGCAAGGCGCGATAGACAATTTGCGGCAGATGCGGCTCGAAGAAGGTCAGATGCTGACTCGCGATATGCATGCCCGTCTCGACCTGATCGCCACCGCGACGGAAGAAGTCAAGCGTGCCCAGGAAGGGTTGCCGACTCGCGCGCTGGAAAAGCTCAAAGACCGGATACAGCGTCTGGTCCCGACAGAGAGCTACGATCAAAGCCGCCTCGAGATGGAATTGGCGCTGTTGGCCGATCGCCTGGACATCACCGAAGAGTGCGTTCGACTGAACGGACACATTGCGGCCTTTCGCAAAAGCCTTAACCAGCCCGACGGGCCGGTGGGCAAAAAGCTCGGCTTTCTGTTGCAAGAGATGAATCGGGAGGCGAATACGATTGCCTCAAAGACGTCGAGCCTTGAGATTTCTCATTTAACCGTCAGCATCCGCGAAGAGATCGAGCGGCTGCGAGAGCAGGTGCAGAATCTTGAGTGA